A portion of the Phyllopteryx taeniolatus isolate TA_2022b chromosome 15, UOR_Ptae_1.2, whole genome shotgun sequence genome contains these proteins:
- the LOC133464993 gene encoding zinc finger protein OZF-like, translated as MKCCERRVKMRARRTPDYEVELCGTKEQNERQRQLLETVFKPQLRVVLHRSEVSEYLSAERLKPESPHIKEVALKEPPHIKEEDELEPVDIKEEEEPESPHIKREEEEEEHHHFEEEEAPTLSSNRKRSKSPAQAKRAEDEEHPDIKREVPELLHIKQEEEEAITKLPSITVPLKCEDEGQSEEDREAEPPSSSSSHHMTAEGDGDHRGGSQADSCLAHLSDNAETTSNSHDNDDDDEHSENHKTGHTDNKRWKCSQCESMFTYKCNLKQHMRIHTGEKPFACSDCAKTFSRNQHLRKHTRSRTGEKPLPCSDCGKRFSHRDRLNTHTKMHTDEKPFACTVCSQRFTRRDHLTTHARTHTGEKPFACSVCDQRFNNKINLIRHTRTHTGEKPFACSVCGQRFAQKGSLTSHTKTHTGEKSFSCSVCGQRFSHKRNLIRHTRTHTGEKPFACSVCGQRFSEKAKLIIHTRTHTREKPFACSLCDQRFSHKQSLTMHTSTHTREKKFSCAVCGQRFSYKDQFKRHKCAGENSSDQ; from the exons ATGAAGTGTTGTGAGCGTCGTGTGAAAATGCGTGCAAGAAGGACACCAGACTACGAGGTTGAACTTTGTGGAACAAAAGAGCAGAACGAGCgacaacgtcaactactggaaACCGTTTTCAAGCCGCAGCTTCGAGTAGTGTTACACCGATCAG AAGTCAGTGAGTATCTTTCTGCTGAGCGACTGAAGCCAGAgtcccctcacattaaagaagTGGCGCTCAAAGAGCCCCCCCACATTAAGGAAGAAGATGAGTTGGAGCCCGTCGACattaaggaggaagaggagccagaATCCCCCCACATcaagagagaggaggaggaggaagagcatCACCACTTCGAAGAGGAAGAAGCGCCCACGCTCTcatcaaacaggaagaggagCAAGAGCCCGGCACAAGCCAAGAGAGCCGAGGACGAAGAGCACCCCGATATCAAACGGGAGGTGCCAGAGCTCCTCCATatcaaacaggaagaggaggaggctatCACCAAGTTACCATCGATTACTGTCCCTTTGAAatgtgaagatgaaggtcaaagtgaggaggaCAGAGAGGcagagcctccaagcagcagctcaagtcaccACATGACagcagaaggtgatggagaccaccgtggaggatcacaagcagataGCTGCTTAGCTCATCTATCAGATAATGCCGAAACAACGTCAAACTCTCATGAtaatgatgacgacgacgaacATTCTGAAAATCATAAGACaggtcacactgacaacaaacgctggaaatgttctcagtgtgagaGTATGTTTACTTataagtgcaatttgaaacaacacatgagaatacacactggtgaaaaaccttttgcctgctcagattGTGCTAAAACATTCTCTAGAAACCAACATTTAAGAAAGCACACAAGGTCAcgcactggagagaaacctttaccctgctcagattgtggtaaaAGGTTCTCTCATAGAGATCGTTTGAATACGCACACTAAAATGCACACTGATGAAAAACCATTTGCCTGCACAGTTTGTAGTCAGAGATTCACTCGAAGAGACCATTTAACAACACAtgcaagaacgcacactggtgagaaaccttttgcctgctcggtTTGTGATCAAAGATTCAATAATAAGATAAACTTAATtcgtcacacaagaacacacactggtgagaaaccttttgcctgctcagtttgtgggcaaagattCGCTCAGAAGGGAAGCTTAACAAGTCACACTaaaacccacactggagagaaatctttttcctgctcagtttgtggtcaaagattttcTCATAAGAGAAATTTAATACGTCATACTAGAACACACacgggtgagaaaccttttgcctgctcagtttgtgggcaaagattctctgaaaaagCTAAATTAATTATACACACTAGAACGCACACGAGAGAGAAACCCTTTGCCTGCTCACTTTGtgatcaaagattctctcataaACAGAGTTTGACAATGCACACAAGTACACACACCAGAGAGAAAAAATTTTCCTGtgcagtttgtggccaaagattctcttatAAAGATCAGTTTAAgagacacaagtgtgctggtgaaaATAGCAGTGATCAATAA
- the LOC133464992 gene encoding gastrula zinc finger protein XlCGF57.1-like isoform X1 codes for MCTRRTADYEEELCGAKEELEQQRQQLGADLKLQQPRVAADVSGDRSPEWQEPEPRHIKEEVEDEEPQFMKEEETDSAHIKEEEEFPHIQEEEDTTKLPLTGVSLKSEDEGQSEDDWGVEPPSSSSSQHMTTECDGDYFGGSQADSRLAPLSDSNDTMSHSPDTDDDDDEEQSEGHKPSHTDNKRWECSLCRKTFAYKCVLKRHMTIHTGEKPFSCLVCGKRFSQTTHLATHARTHTGEKPFSCSVCGKRFSQTTHLTTHTRTHTGEKGFSCSVCGQRFTRRANMTAHTRTHNLLAPLSHHDDTASHTHNINEEEELSESDTTRHTDNKPWECSQCGKMFPCKSSLTKHTRTHTGEKPYICSVCGKRFSQTTHLATHTRTHTGEKPFACSICGKRYFQGSHLTTHTRTHTGEKPFVCSVCGLRFSEKGNLIIHTRTHSGEKSFACSVCGQTFSRKESLKTHTRTHTGEKPFTCSDCGKIFSRKGILRIHRRTHTGEKPFTCSVCGQRFSQKGSLKQHTRTHTGEKPFACSVCGQRFSQKGQVKRHKCAGQNRSDQLSFK; via the exons ATGTGTACAAGAAGGACGGCAGATTACGAGGAAGAACTTTGTGGAGCAAAAGAGGAGCTGGAGCAACAACGTCAACAACTGGGCGCTGATCTCAAGCTTCAGCAGCCTCGAGTAGCAG CAGATGTCAGTGGGGATCGTAGTCCTGAAtggcaggagccagagccccgcCACATTAAGGAGGAGGTGGAAGACGAAGAGCCCCAGTTCATGAAAGAAGAGGAGACGGACTCCGcccacattaaagaggaggaagagttcCCGCACATTCAAGAAGAGGAGGATACCACCAAGTTGCCATTGACTGGTGTCTCtctgaagagtgaagatgaaggtcaaagtgaggacgATTGGGGGGTGGAGCCTCCAAGCAgtagctcaagtcaacacatgacaacagaatgTGATGGAGACTACtttggaggatcacaagcagacagccgcttagctccactatcagatagtaACGACACAATGTCACACTCTCctgacactgatgatgatgatgatgaagaacagTCTGAAGGCCATAAGCCAtctcacactgacaacaaacgctGGGAATGTTCTCTGTGTAGGAAAACATTTGCTTATAAGTGTGTTTTGAAGCGACACATGAcaatacacactggagagaaacctttttcctgcttagtttgtggtaaaagattctctcaaACGACCCATTTGGCAACACACGCAaggacacacactggagagaaacccttttcctgctcagtttgtggtaaaagattctctcaaACAACCCatttgacaacacacacaagaacacacacaggtgaaAAAGGGTTTTCCTGTTCAGTCTGTGGTCAAAGATTTACACGAAGAGCCAATATGACagcacacacaagaacccacaacctcttagctccactatcaCATCATGACGACACAGCATCACACACTCATAACATTAATGAAGAAGAGGAACTGTCTGAAAGTGATACGACacgtcacactgacaacaaacccTGGGagtgttctcagtgtgggaaaatgTTTCCTTGTAAGAGCAGTTTGactaaacacacaagaacacacactggggagaaaccttatatctgctcagtttgtggtaaaagattctctcaaACAACCCATTtggcaacacacacaagaacacacactggagagaaaccttttgcctgctcaatttgtggtaaaagatacTTTCAAGGAAGTCatttaacaacacacacaagaacgcacactggagaaaaaccttttgtttgCTCAGTCTGTGGACTccgattctctgaaaagggaaacctaataatacacacaagaacacactcTGGTGAGAAAtcttttgcctgttcagtttgtggtcaaacattCTCGAGaaaggaaagcttaaaaacacacacaagaacccacactggtgagaaacctttcacctgctcagattgtggtaaaATATTCTCTCGAAAGGGAATTTTAAGAATACACagaagaacccacactggtgaaaaaccttttacttgctcagtttgtggtcaaagattctctcagaagggaagcTTAAAACAACACActagaacccacactggtgaaaagccttttgcctgttccgtttgtggtcaaagattctctcagaagggtcAGGTTAAgagacacaagtgtgctggtcaGAATAGAAGTGATCAATTAAGCTTTAAATGA
- the LOC133464992 gene encoding gastrula zinc finger protein XlCGF57.1-like isoform X2, producing the protein MCTRRTADYEEELCGAKEELEQQRQQLGADLKLQQPRVADVSGDRSPEWQEPEPRHIKEEVEDEEPQFMKEEETDSAHIKEEEEFPHIQEEEDTTKLPLTGVSLKSEDEGQSEDDWGVEPPSSSSSQHMTTECDGDYFGGSQADSRLAPLSDSNDTMSHSPDTDDDDDEEQSEGHKPSHTDNKRWECSLCRKTFAYKCVLKRHMTIHTGEKPFSCLVCGKRFSQTTHLATHARTHTGEKPFSCSVCGKRFSQTTHLTTHTRTHTGEKGFSCSVCGQRFTRRANMTAHTRTHNLLAPLSHHDDTASHTHNINEEEELSESDTTRHTDNKPWECSQCGKMFPCKSSLTKHTRTHTGEKPYICSVCGKRFSQTTHLATHTRTHTGEKPFACSICGKRYFQGSHLTTHTRTHTGEKPFVCSVCGLRFSEKGNLIIHTRTHSGEKSFACSVCGQTFSRKESLKTHTRTHTGEKPFTCSDCGKIFSRKGILRIHRRTHTGEKPFTCSVCGQRFSQKGSLKQHTRTHTGEKPFACSVCGQRFSQKGQVKRHKCAGQNRSDQLSFK; encoded by the exons ATGTGTACAAGAAGGACGGCAGATTACGAGGAAGAACTTTGTGGAGCAAAAGAGGAGCTGGAGCAACAACGTCAACAACTGGGCGCTGATCTCAAGCTTCAGCAGCCTCGAGTAGCAG ATGTCAGTGGGGATCGTAGTCCTGAAtggcaggagccagagccccgcCACATTAAGGAGGAGGTGGAAGACGAAGAGCCCCAGTTCATGAAAGAAGAGGAGACGGACTCCGcccacattaaagaggaggaagagttcCCGCACATTCAAGAAGAGGAGGATACCACCAAGTTGCCATTGACTGGTGTCTCtctgaagagtgaagatgaaggtcaaagtgaggacgATTGGGGGGTGGAGCCTCCAAGCAgtagctcaagtcaacacatgacaacagaatgTGATGGAGACTACtttggaggatcacaagcagacagccgcttagctccactatcagatagtaACGACACAATGTCACACTCTCctgacactgatgatgatgatgatgaagaacagTCTGAAGGCCATAAGCCAtctcacactgacaacaaacgctGGGAATGTTCTCTGTGTAGGAAAACATTTGCTTATAAGTGTGTTTTGAAGCGACACATGAcaatacacactggagagaaacctttttcctgcttagtttgtggtaaaagattctctcaaACGACCCATTTGGCAACACACGCAaggacacacactggagagaaacccttttcctgctcagtttgtggtaaaagattctctcaaACAACCCatttgacaacacacacaagaacacacacaggtgaaAAAGGGTTTTCCTGTTCAGTCTGTGGTCAAAGATTTACACGAAGAGCCAATATGACagcacacacaagaacccacaacctcttagctccactatcaCATCATGACGACACAGCATCACACACTCATAACATTAATGAAGAAGAGGAACTGTCTGAAAGTGATACGACacgtcacactgacaacaaacccTGGGagtgttctcagtgtgggaaaatgTTTCCTTGTAAGAGCAGTTTGactaaacacacaagaacacacactggggagaaaccttatatctgctcagtttgtggtaaaagattctctcaaACAACCCATTtggcaacacacacaagaacacacactggagagaaaccttttgcctgctcaatttgtggtaaaagatacTTTCAAGGAAGTCatttaacaacacacacaagaacgcacactggagaaaaaccttttgtttgCTCAGTCTGTGGACTccgattctctgaaaagggaaacctaataatacacacaagaacacactcTGGTGAGAAAtcttttgcctgttcagtttgtggtcaaacattCTCGAGaaaggaaagcttaaaaacacacacaagaacccacactggtgagaaacctttcacctgctcagattgtggtaaaATATTCTCTCGAAAGGGAATTTTAAGAATACACagaagaacccacactggtgaaaaaccttttacttgctcagtttgtggtcaaagattctctcagaagggaagcTTAAAACAACACActagaacccacactggtgaaaagccttttgcctgttccgtttgtggtcaaagattctctcagaagggtcAGGTTAAgagacacaagtgtgctggtcaGAATAGAAGTGATCAATTAAGCTTTAAATGA
- the LOC133489828 gene encoding zinc finger protein 605-like yields the protein MCARRTADYQEEVCGTKEESGRQLQLPDVVFKKPRVGLRTADINEDLCPERLKPESPRIKEEVEHKGSSHIKEEEEEPEFPVIKEEESERPHIEQQLFSLQPHMKKEKEEPSYIKKEDDLTKLPLSGVPLKSGDEAKGPSEKIRGVDPPSSSTTGHMTTEGDGDYCGASQAEGLIAPLSDSDNTSHSPDTDDDREQPDGDMRCHTAKKRWKCSQCGKTFPYKSNLKQHMRIHTDISEKYLRPEQQEMDIPHMNMIEPEHPQEEEPPQIKAEVESVHPHFKEEEEECPYIKEEEPEHPHKEMEDLPHMKNKAVLDSPHIKEEEEEPPYIKKEYNITSMQSIGVPLQSKDEDKGQSEADRGTKPPSSRSSTQNMTTEVYGDYSGGSQADSFLPPLSDSDDTTSHTHDDDVYNDDENSKSDMTCHIDNKHWECSQCGKTLSSKSNLKVHMRTHAGEKPFACSICGKRFSSKAYLKIHTRSHTGENPFTCSVCGQTFYLEVNLIKHTRTHTGEKPFACTVCGKFFSERGSLKTHTRIHTGEKPFVCSFCGLTFSQKQNLKKHTQTHTGEKPFSCSACGQRFSQKGTLKIHLRTHTGEKPFVCSFCGKRYSGKGSLKEHTRTHTGEKPFTCSVCGQQFSVRRKLSIHTITHTEEEPFACAVCGKRFTRKGSLNAHTRRTHSGAQLFSCSFCGQRFSQKGTLTIHTRIHTGEKPFACSVCGQRFAQKGRLTRHSRTHTGEKPFACSVCGQRFSLKANLRSHSRTHTGDKPFACSDCGQRFSDTGSLGRHKRMHTGERPFTCSVCGRRFSHKVTLKNHTKTHTGEKPFACSVCGQSFSQKGTLTLHTRTHTGEKPFACSVCGQRFTQKGHLRCHIRTHTAEKPFSCSLCGQRFFQKQQVKGHKCVDENSSDQ from the exons atgtgtgcaagaaggacagcaGACTACCAGGAGGAAGTTTGTGGGACAAAAGAGGAGAGCGGGCGACAACTTCAACTGCCTGACGTTGTTTTCAAGAAGCCTCGAGTTGGGCTACGCACGGCAG acatcaatGAAGATCTTTGCCCTGAGCGGCTAAAGCCAGAATCCCCtcgcattaaagaggaagttgAGCATAAAGGATCttctcacattaaagaggaagaggaggagccagAGTTTCCCGTTATTAAAGAAGAGGAGTCTGAGCGCCCTCACATTGAGCAACAGCTGTTCTCCCTTCAACCTCACATGAAAAAGGAGAAGGAAGAGCCctcatacattaaaaaagaggATGATCTCACCAAGTTACCATTGAGTGGTGTCCCTTTAAAAAGTGGAGATGAAGCTAAAGGTCCAAGTGAGAAGATCAGAGGGGTGGACcctccaagcagcagcacaACTGGACACATGAccacagaaggtgatggagactaCTGTGGAGCATCACAAGCAGAAGGCCTCATcgctccactatcagatagtgacaACACATCACACTCTCCTGACACTGATGATGATAGAGAACAGCCTGATGGTGATATGAGATGTCACACTGCAAAAAAACGCTGGAAATGTTCCCAGTGCGGGAAAACTTTTCCCTATAAGTCGAATTTGAAACaacacatgagaatacacactg ACATCAGTGAAAAATACCTTCGTCCTGAGCAGCAGGAGATGGATATCCCTCACATGAACATGATAGAACCAGAGCACCCACAGGAGGAAGAACCCCCTCAGATTAAAGCAGAGGTGGAGTCAGTGCATCCTCActtcaaagaggaggaggaagagtgccCATACATTAAAGAGGAGGAGCCAGAGCACCCTCACAAAGAGATGGAAGACCTTCctcacatgaaaaataaagcagTGCTGGACTCCCCACACattaaagaagaggaggaagagcccCCATACATTAAAAAGGAGTATAATATCACCAGTATGCAATCGATAGGCGTTCCTTTGCAGAGTAAAGATGAAGATAAAGGTCAAAGTGAGGCGGACAGAGGTACAAAGCCTCCAAGCAGTAGAAGCTCAACTCaaaacatgacaacagaagtTTATGGAGACTACTCTGGAGGATCACAGGCAGACAGCTTCTTAcctccactatcagatagtgatGACACAACATCACATACTCACGATGATGATGTTTATAATGATGACGAAAACTCTAAaagtgatatgacatgtcacattgacaacaaacactgggaatgttctcagtgtgggaaaacattaAGTTCAAAGTCTAATTTGAAAGTACACATGAGGACACACGctggtgaaaaaccttttgcctgctcaatttgtggtaaaagattctcttcAAAAGCATatctaaaaatacacacaaggtcacacactggtgagaatcCTTTTACGTGCTCTGTTTGTGGTCAAACATTCTATCTGGAGGTAAACTTGATAAAACATacgagaacccacactggagagaaaccttttgcctgcacagtttgtggtaaatTTTTCTCTGAAAggggaagcttaaaaacacacacaagaatacacactggtgagaaaccttttgtctgctcattTTGCGGTCTAACATTCTCTCAGAagcaaaacttaaaaaaacatactcaaacccacactggagagaaacctttttcctgctcagcctgtggccaaagattctctcagaaggggaccttaaaaatacatttaagaacacacactggagagaaaccttttgtctgctcattttgtggtaaaagataTTCTGGAAAGGGAAGCTTAAAAGAACACACTAGAACGCACACTGGGGAaaaaccttttacctgctcagtttgtggtcaacaaTTTTCTGTAAGGAGAAAATTAAGCAtacacacaataacacacacCGAGGAGGAGCCTTTTGCTTGcgcagtttgtggtaaaagattcacgcGCAAGGGAAgcttaaatgcacacacaagaaGAACACACTCTGGTGCGCAACTTTTTTCCTGCTcattttgtggccaaagattctctcagaaagGAACGTTgacaatacacacaagaatccacactggtgagaagccttttgcctgttcagtttgtggccaaagattcgcTCAAAAGGGAAGGTTAACAAGACAttcaagaacacacactggagagaaaccttttgcatgctcagtttgcggtcaaagattctctctgAAGGCAAACTTAAGAAGTCactcaagaacacacactggagacaaaccttttgcctgctcagattgtggtcaaCGATTCTCTGACACGGGAAGTTTAGGAAGACACAAAAGAATGCACACTGGAGAAAGACCTTTcacctgttcagtttgtggcagAAGATTCTCTCataaagtaaccttaaaaaatcacacaaaaacacacacgggagaaaaaccctttgcctgctcagtttgtggacAAAGTTTTTCTCAGAAAGGAACCTTGAcattacacacaagaacccacactggtgagaaaccttttgcctgctctgtTTGTGGCCAACGATTCACTCAAAAGGGACACTTAAGATGTCACATACGAACACACACTGcggagaaacctttttcctgctcactttgtggccaaagattctttCAGAAGCAACAGGTTAAGGGACACAAATGTGTTGATGAGAATAGCAGTGATCAATGA